Below is a window of Enterococcus gilvus ATCC BAA-350 DNA.
TCTTGGATCATTTGCCAAAAGTCGTTCCAAACGCCCATTTTTTCATTTTGCCGTTCTAAGAAGCGAAAAGCTAATTCTTCCGCAGTATCGCGTCCTAACCCTTGGAAATTTTGCTGCAAATAACGTCCATCTAATGTTTCGGCAGTAGATAAAATGGTAAATACTTGTTCTTTAGATGCATGGAAAGGATTCAGTTGTTCTTGCTTTGGAGGTTCGATATAGTCGCTGCCTGGCAAGATAGAACGGTAGGTGTTCTGCGAATGACCAATGTGTTTAATAGCATCCAGTATTTTTCCAGTTTGCTTATTAAGCAGGACAATCGTGGAGTGACGCCCCATCAGCTCAACAATCAAAACAATATTTTGCAAATCGCCTAACTCGTCTCGCTTAGTAAAGGTAAAATGAACGACACGATCATTTTCTACTTGATGGATATCTTCTAAGATAGCACCTTCCAAATGCTTTCGCAGCATCATAACAAAATTCGGCGGATTGTCAGGATTATTATAAGCAATTTCTGTTAATTGAATCCGTGCATAACTAGGATGCGCCGAAAGAAGCAAGCGTCGGTTCTTTCCCTGCGCTCGAATAACTAACACAACTTCATTTTCATACGGTTGATGGATTTTTGATATTCTTCCGGTAACGAGCTGTTCCTTTAATTCCCGTACCATAGCATGGGTAAAAACTCCGTCAAAGGACATGTTTTATCCCTCATTTCTATTCATAATATGTTCATTATAAACAAAAAAACTCCAATGACCAAACTAAGTCACTGAAGTAAGAGAAATTGAATTAAACGCTTAAGGATTCTTGGTAAATGTGTAATTCATCAAGCAACTGCAACAGCAGCTGCTCGGCTTCGTTTGGCAGACGGTCGTATCCTCCTTGATACGTTTTGCGAGACTGTACAAATGCCAATCGCGTTTCAAGTCGAGTTATCAAATGGAGCAGGTAGTGATGACTGTTAAAATCCGGCTCATGTTTCTTCACAGGTAAGTAGGTAATTTTTTTCAACGGTCCAAACGATTTAAATTTTGCCGTACCGTCAACGATTTGTTCGATACTTCCCAACGTTTCATCTGGTGTGACTTTTCGTCCTTTGAATTCTCCAGTGTTCAATATATAGCAGGCAGTTTTTTGCTTTTGGAATAAATCTTTAAAATCTTGATAGTCTTCTTGTAATGGGTAGCATCTGAATGGGTTAGCAAACGGTTCTATAACTAATTGATCCTTTACTTCACCAACCACATTTTCTGCCGTTGAACGTTTTGTTGCTAACGTTGCGCCGAATACAGCGGCTAATGACGGATCTTCGATTTTGATCAACGGTGGAAGACTGTCATCCTTCATAATCCAAAAGAGTCCGTCAACTTTTTCTTCAATATGATCCACTCGGTTCGGTGTTGCGTAACGACTCTTGATACTTCGGCCATTCCCGTTGCGGATATCTTCTGTGACTAATACTTTCTTATTCTCATCATCTAGTGTGACACCGACATTTTGCGCAGTCACAATATATTTTATCTGTTCGCTGGTCATAGGATAATCTTGTGTTTTATCAAAATAAGCTGGTTCTAAAGCAGTAGTAGAGCCTTTTTTCTTTGATATAACAAAAGCATCATCGTGCAGCACATGAACATCACCTTTGTTTTTTGGCTTCGCCAAGGTGATCGTCGATTTTCCAGACCCTGATAACCCGAAAGCGGCCATCGTATATTTTTTTTCTTCTAATAAATATTGCTTCATTCCACCATGACAGGCAATAAATCCATTCCGATGAGCAGTAGCCCAGGCCAAAGTGAGCGTAGCTTTTTTCAGCTCACCAAAATAACGCAATCCCAAAATGCCGGCACAATTATGCAAGGGATCAATAACAACAACGCCGTCAGGAAAGTCTGGGTGTTTCCAATCAGGATCAGCGAAAATAAAGATGTCTCCTGTATGGATACTATCTGATTGTTGGTAAAAAAGATGTTTTGCATCACCGATTTGAAAATTTAACAGATAGGAGTAAAGATTAGGGCTATATTCTTCAGGCAGCATAAGATGCGATTTGATAGTGAACTCTTCATCAAGGCCAACGATGACTTCCCCTGAATAAAATGTTTTTCTTCGCGCATTAAAAACAGCTTCTCTTAATAGCTCGCTGTAAAAAGCACTATCAATACCTTCTTGTCCAATGATACGACGAGCGGCAGCAGTCCGTCCGACGATGTTTCCATCATTTGTTACCAATACCTTTGCATCCGTGGGCAATTGAAGTCGACTCGTATAAGCAACATCCAGATCTGTCGTGATTGTTCCTGGACTAGCTTTGGCTAAAGCGTAAGCATCAGTAAGGTGACGTATTCGTGAGACATTGTTTCCATAAAATGCTGTCTCAATGACACTACGAATGCTGGAAAACAACCGATTCGATTTTGTTATCTCTTGACGTGGAAAATGTTCAATACTGCTCATCAAAAAACCTCCTTAAATAAGTTCTCATCATTATAATAGCATTAAAATAAAACACGAACAATCAATTACAGAACATGATTTGGTTCACGTAACCCTGCAAAAAATCAATTAAGCATCTTGATGGTAGCGATTTTAAGATATAAATAATATAATGATAAGAAGGAGGCATGATTATGGACCAATATTTAACGATTGTGAAAAATAAAATACTTATATTTTGGCGAAGGTTCATAACTATCGCTTCTGAAAATGAGCGGCGCACCTTGATTATTGCTGCGAGTTTAGTAGTTTTTGTTTTTCTTTTTTCAGCTTCGGCTGTCATGGCTCAACGAACCATTCGTCAAGATCAATTAGATGAGTTAGTCTTTGACTCTTTAAAATCAGACCATTTGATACCATTGAATTATCAAATGGTCGATCAAAAAATAAAAGATACAAAAGCAATCTCGATCATGTTTAGTCAGCCAAACGGGACATCCTTTGAAAATGTTATGACCGTTTTAGACGACCCAAACCAAAAGACGATGTTAAATCGTAAATTTTATTATTATCCGATTGTTTACGACAGTGAAACAATTGCTGATAAATATAATCTTGATCCACGCCAAGTAACATTCATCTTTTTTCACAATGGCAAGGAAAAGAACCGCTTTGTTGTGGAAAGTCTGAAAGACCTAAACAATGAATTCATCCCTGAACTTAATCGATTGCCGATGTGGAATCTCAAAAGGTAAAATGAGATTTCGAATAAAATAAATGAGTTTTTTTTAATAAAAAGAGTTGACAGTCGAATTTTTATTCGATAAACTAACGTCAACACTAAAAACAAGTTCTTAAAAATGTAGAAGGAGTGACATTCATGAAACAAGTAAACTTATCTAATCAATTGAATAGCTGGCAAAACTGGCGTAGATAAGTTGTATTTATGAATTCACTCATAGATACAACGTTTAGACAACTTCTAAATTTTGTATCTATGCTGGATATTTTTCATGCTTATTCCCGCATAGAGACTATCTATGCGGTTTTTGTTTTCTTTTGACAACTACCGTGAACATTTGGGTAGTTGTCTTTTTTTGCAATTTATGTCTTTTTTCGTTAATTTCTAAGGGAAAGTTCACCTATCATTAGTAAATGAATTTTCAACATACTAATACCACTAAAAACAAAAATCGGAGGAATCAATCATGAAAAATAAGGGAATTATTGGATCAATTATCGCTTTAGCTGTTGTTTTAATCGGAGTTTTTGCTTATCAAATGGGTTCGCGTCAAACCGGTGCGGCAACTGAACAAAAAGAAGAAGTAAAGACTGTAGGAATCTTGCAGACCATCAGTCATCCATCTTTGGATCAAATTAAGGATGGTGTCGTAGAAGGATTAAAGCAAGAAGGGTATGAAGACGGAAAAAACATCAAGATCGAATTTCTTAATGGACAAGGAGATCAAAGTAAATTTAATAGTATGAGCCAACAATTATTAGAAAAAAAATCAGACGTCCTTGTTGGTGTGGCAACACCGGCAGCAAAAGCATTAGCTAACGCAACTTCAGATGTTCCTGTGATCATGGGAGCAATCAGCGACCCTGTCAGTGCTGGATTAGTAAAGGACTTGAAAAAGCCGGGAGGCAATGTCACTGGCGTAAACAATTTAACACCGGTCGATCAACAATTGGACATGGCTGAAGAAATGTTCCCAGATGCAAAAACAATGGGAATCGTGTATTCATCTTCGGAAGAAAATTCAAAATCGCAAGTCGCGCGTGCTGAAAAACGGGCAACTAAAGATGGTCTAACAGTGAAAACCTATGCGATTACTTCGAGCAATGATATTTCCGCGGTAACACAACAAGCTTGCCGAGAATCTGATTTCTTATATATCCCGCAAGACAATACGATCGCCAGTGCGTTTCAAACATTGATCAGCGAATCAGATAAAACAAAAACACCCGTTTTCGTTTCAGTAGATAATATGGCTAAAGAAGGTGGGATTGCCACTGTGGGGCAAAATCAATTTGACTTAGGCGTAGAAACAGGGAAAATGGCCGCAGATGTTTTAAGTGGGAAATCCAAACCAGCAGATACACCGGTTAACGTCGTCGACTATGGAGATATGATTATTAATGAAGATAAAGCGAAAGAATTAGGAATTACCATTCCAGATAAAATCAAAGAAAAAGCAGAAGTAATTAAAGGGGAGTAGACAGATGATCATTTCAGCAATAGGACAAGGCTTTTTATGGGGGATATTAGGGTTAGGAATCTTCATGACCTACCGAATTTTAAATTTTCCAGATATGACAACAGAGGGATCATTTCCTTTAGGAGGAGCCGTTTGTGTGACAGCTATTACTAACGGCGTGTCTCCTGTATTCGCAACAATGTTAGGGATCATCGCGGGCATGTGCGCGGGATTTATCACGGGCATGCTTTATACAAAAGGAAAAATCCCAGTAATCCTAGCTGGAATTCTCGTTATGTCAGGCCTGAACTCGGTGATGCTGTTTATCATGCAAACACCGAATCTTTCATTACTAAAACAACCAAAGATCCAAGATTTCTTTACAAATCTTAACTTGCCGAATCATTTTGATATTGTCCTGTTAGGCTTGATTGCTATCTTAATTATTATTAGTTTGCTGTTGTTTTTCTTTTTTACTGATTTTGGACAAGCGTACATTGCTACTGGTGATAATGAAAACATGGCACGTTCTATCGGAATCAATACAGACCGCATGAAAGTCATTGGTTTGACGTTATCAAATGGTGTTATTGCTCTGTCTGGCGCGTTGATTGCACAAAATGACGGCTATGCAGATATCGGAAAAGGTGTCGGTGTTATCGTCATTGGTCTGGCATCAATCATTATTGGAGAAGTCCTATACGGGGAAGTAACCTTTGTTGAACGGTTGGTGGCAATCGTTTTAGGCAGCATTATTTATCAATTATTGATTTTGATTATTATCAAAGCTGGGTTGGATACGACGTATTTGAAGATTTTCTCTTCGATCATTTTAGCATTGTGCTTGATGATTCCTCGTTTAAAGGAAACGTTGAACTTGAAGACTGGATTGGAAAAGGGAGAGTAAGTGTATGAATGCTTTAGAAGTAAAAAAAGCTAGTAAAACCATTAAAAACGGGATCAGCGATAAGCGTAGAATCTTAAATCATGTAGACTTAACGATTGCTCCGGGTGAATTCGTCACGGTACTTGGAGGAAATGGTGCTGGTAAAAGTACACTTTTCAATAGTATTTCTGGCAGTCTTCAATTAGATAGCGGTACCGTGTCTGTAATGGGGAAAAATTTGACTAAGCTTTCTGAAGAACAGCGGGCGACATCAATTTCCCGAGTTTTCCAAGACCCAAAAATGGGCACGGCTCCACGACTGACTGTTGCAGAAAACTTAGGATTGGCAGAAAAACGCGGACAGAAGCGGCGTCTGCGTCAACGTCAGCTCCACCAAAAGAAAGAAATGTATCAAGAGCTTTGCCGATTAGTTGGTAATGGCTTGGAAAATCATTTAGATACACCCACAGGATTTCTTTCTGGCGGGCAGCGGCAAGCGTTGAGTCTATTAATGGCAACAATTACTAAGCCAGATTTACTATTGCTTGATGAACATACAGCTGCACTTGATCCGAAAACAGCCAAACAGCTAATGCTGCTCACAGACCAGCGAATCAAAGAAGAGCATCTCACATGTCTCATGGTCACTCACAAAATGGAGGATGCTTTGCATTATGGTGACCGAGTCATTGTGATGTCAAAGGGAGAAATCATTAAAGATATCAGCGGCGACGAGAAGAAACATATGACGTTGGCCGATCTATTCCTACTTTTCGAAGAGGGTGAGACAGTAGCTGAAGTAATGTAAATAAATTTTTTTTACAGAAAAATAAAATAGTGGGTTGACTTATCAGAAAAACAAATCTATACTTAGTTCAATCTTAAATCAGTTTGGAGCGGTTTTTATGAACACAATGAAGAGTACGCACACACAACTGAATAACTATTACTTTAGCTATTTTAGATAGGTTTGTATTCATGGTTCATGGATGCAAACGACACCAGTTTGTATCTATGATGGCTAAGGATTTTAAGTTCGACTTAACGCCACATAGATGAAAATCTATAGTGGCTTTTTCTTTTGATATTTTTTGGAGGAGACTAGGCGCATTGTAGATTTTCTACAGTGGGCCTTTTTTCGACTTCTATTTTCAATAAAAGTCAAATATTTCAAAAGGCAGCTTTTAGTCCAACTTATTGCAGTTTATCCCTATTCTCTATTAGAGATAGCTACAGGTTTTACCTGGTAACAAAAAATGAAGATGAAGAAGGAGAGTGAGGAAAGATGAAAAATGAAATTTCAGGAAGAACGCGTTTATCTGGTTTGTATGCTTTGCCTGCCAGGCACAGCTTCTCACCATTGATGCATACTACAGCGTTCCAAACAACGGGGGTTGATGCCGTCTATTTAAGTTTTGATGTTCAACCAGAAAGACTGGAGCAAAGTATTCAAGCGATTCGAGATCTTGAAATGTTAGGAATCAATTTATCGATGCCTCACAAAATGGAAGCCACCAAGTATGTCGATGAGTTAAGTCAAGCCGCGCGTTTGATTGGCGCAATCAACACTATCGTAAATCAAAATGGAAAGTTGGTTGGACATATTACAGATGGGATCGGCTGTATGGAAAGCTTAAAACAGAATGGGATTGAGATCATCGGCAAAAGAATGACGATTCTGGGAGCCGGTGGCGCAGCAACTGCAATTATTACACAAGCAGCAATTGATGGCGTAAAAGCCATTGACGTATTTAATAGAAAAGATGCGTTTTATGAAAAAATAGAACCCAAGTTAGCAATGATCGCTAAAGAAACCCATTGTCAGATCCACCTGCATGACTTGGCAGATGAAAAACAACTAAGTAGCTCTTTAGCGGTCAGTGACTTATTGGTTAATGCGACAACAATTGGAATGGCTCCTGAAACAGAGCAGTCGCCACTACCTAAAGCATCGCTATTAAGACACGACTTACCTGTCTTCGATGTGATCTATCATCCAAGTGAGACTAAATTATTAAAAGATGCAAAAGAAGCTGGAGCAAAAGCAATCAACGGCTTAGACATGCTGCTATATCAGGGTGCCGCAGCTTTCAAATTATGGACAGGTAAAGAAATGCCTGTTGAAAAAATCCAACCGTTATTGGAAGAAACAATCAAAAAATAAAAAGTGAAGGAAGTTATTACGATGATTTTAATTATAAAAAAAGGAATTCAAGAGTCAGAATTGTCACCCATTTTATCCCGCATTAAAGAAGAGGGGCTAGGCGTACAAATCAATCATGGGAAAGATCGTCTAGTTTTAGGATTGTTAGGAGATCCGAAAATCATTCAAAATGTCCCTTTCCAAGCATACAGTGTTGTTGAACGGGCAGTTGCTATTTCAAATACCTACAAGCTAACATCAAGAGAATTCCACCCACAAGATACTGTTGTGGATGTCGACGGAGTAAAGATTGGTGACGGTAGTTTTGTAACAATGGCTGGTCCTTGTTCTGTTGAAGGAGAAGAACAGATCATGGAAACCGCTCGGATGGCAAAAGCTGGTGGCGCAAAAATCCTACGCGGCGGGGCATACAAACCTCGCACTTCCCCATACGCGTTCCAAGGATTGGGAGAAGAAGGGTTAAAAATCATGCGCAAAGCAGCAGATGCTCATGGGTTAAAAGTAATCACTGAAGTAATGGATGAAGCCCATATCGATGTCGTTTCTCAATATGCAGATATCATTCAAATTGGCGCAAGGAATATGCAAAATTTCCGTTTATTAGAGGCTGTTGGGAAAACAGGATTACCAATCGGGTTAAAACGCGGCATTTCAGGAACGATCCAAGAATGGTTGAATGCGGCAGAATACATCGCCGTGCAGGACAATTCGAATATCATTTTCATCGAACGAGGGATTCGTACTTACGAGACTGCCACACGAAACACATTTGACTTAAGCGCTGTTCCATTGATCAAGAAATTGAGTCATTTCCCAATCATTGTTGATCCAAGTCACGGAACGGGTGTATGGGATCTAGTTGCGCCAATGGCTCGTGCGGGGGTCGCTGCTGGAGCTGATGGTATGATCGTTGAGATTCATCCTGCCCCCTTGCATGCATGGTCTGATGGCGAACAATCATTAAATGAGAAAAACTACTTAACGATGATGAGTGAAGTGGAGATTATGGTCGAAGCGATGAAAAAAATCAATGAAGGAACTAAAGAACCTTCACTTATCTGAATCGGGAGGGATTTTCATGGAAATTGTTTTGGCAGATAAAACTTATGAGATCGTTGTGAAGCGAAATGCACTAGATTCCGTTGGAGAGTGGATCGCTTCACTTTGGAAAAATAAAAAAATCGCGATTATCAGTGATGAAAATGTCTTCCCGCTATACGGAGAAAAGATCCAGCAACAATTAACCGCGTATGAGGTCTGTCATTACAACGTGCCAGCAGGAGAAAGCAGCAAATCGTTGGAAATGGCAACTGTCCTTTATGAATTTTTAGCGGATCATCAGTTTACTCGCAGTGATGCGATTATTGCTTTAGGAGGTGGTGTTGTCGGTGATTTAGCTGGCTTCGTCGCATCAACCTATATGCGGGGAATTGCATTTGTGCAAATTCCCACCTCTTTGTTGGCACAAGTCGATTCGAGCATTGGTGGTAAGACGGCGGTCAATTCAAGCAGAGCTAAAAATATGATCGGAACATTTGCTCAACCGGATGGTGTCTTGATTGATCGAGAAACATTATCTACTCTACCAGACGCTCGCGTACGTGAAGGGGTCGCAGAAATCATCAAATGCGGTGCGATAAGTGATGCTTCACTATGGGAAGACCTTGAGAAACTAACAGGAATCCAAGATCTCTTAACACATAGTGAAAGCATCATCACAAAAGCACTAAATGTAAAAAAAGCAGTCGTTGAAGAAGACGAGTTTGATAATGGTTCGCGATTATTATTAAATTTCGGACACACGATTGGACACGCGATCGAAAATACTGTCGGCTATGGAAAAATCAGCCACGGTGAGGCAGTAGCGATAGGAATGGCACAGATATCACAAGTAGCTGAAAATAAAGGCTTATCACCCGTAGGTCTTACTGAAAAAATCAAAGACATGAATCAAAAATACCAGTTACCTATCGCATACCAACCTTGGGAAACTGAAAAATTTTATACTGCGATTACTCATGATAAGAAAGCACGAGGCAGTCATTTGAATATTGTTTTACTTGAAGAAATCGGAAAAGCCTACATTCAGAACATTAAGTTATCAGAAATCAAAGACTTTTTATTAGAAGGGAAGTAGTTTATGCGTTACTTAACAGCTGGAGAATCTCACGGACCAGAATTAACCACGATCATCGAAGGGGTTCCTGCAGGACTAATAGTCTCTGTTGACAAAATCAACGAAGAATTAGCGCGCAGGCAAGGTGGATACGGTCGAGGTGGACGGATGAAGATTGAAAAAGATCAAGTACGTATTACTTCCGGTGTGCGTCATGGCAAAACGTTAGGGTCGCCGATCACTATGATCGTAGAAAACCGTGACTGGAAAAATTGGCAAAAAGTAATGTCTGTGGAGGCAGTAGAAGAAAAAGCTGAAAAATTACGCAGAGTGTCAAAACCACGGCCAGGCCATGCTGATTTAGTTGGCGGGATGAAATACCACCATAGCGATTTGAGAAATGTCTTAGAGCGTTCATCCGCTCGCGAAACAACCATGCGCGTTGCAGTGGGCGCACTGTCTAAACAAATTTTAGCAGCAGTAGATATTGATATTGCAAGTCATGTAGTGATACTTGGAGGCTTGGAAGCTTCGGTACCTGAGAATTTAAGTGTTAAAGAAATTAAAGAGAAAACGTCTGTTTCGGAAGTCAATATGGTTGATGGAACGATTGAGGAAGACGTGAAGAACTTGATTGATCAGACGAAAAAAGCAGGAGATACCATAGGCGGAGTCGTAGAGGTGCGGACAGACAATGTGCCAGCTGGGCTAGGCAGCTACGTTCAATGGGACCGCAAACTGGATGGGAAAATCGCTCAAATTATGATGAGCATCAATGCCTTTAAAGGGGTGGAATTCGGGATGGGGTTCCAAGCTGCTCGTCAGCCTGGATCAACCGTTATGGATGAAATCGTTTGGGATGAAGGATACAGTCGAACAAGCAATCATCTTGGAGGATTCGAAGGTGGGATGACTAACGGGGAACAGATTATCGTTCGTGGGGTCATGAAGCCGATCCCGACATTGTACAAGCCATTGATGAGTGTAGACATCGATACAAAGGAACCCTATAAAGCAAGCGTTGAGCGTTCTGACAGCACGGCCGTTCCAGCAGCTTCAGTTGTTGCAGAACATGTCGTTGCCACAGTTCTAGCTCAAGAAATTCTAGAAAAATTTTCATCTGATACAATGGATGAATTAAAACAAGCAGTGGCAGAATACCGTGAAGCAGTTAAAAATTTTTAAGGAAGAGGGGACGTCTATGAGAAAAAAAGTGTTCGTCTTAGGACTAGGATTAATCGGCGCGTCCCTTTGCAAAGCAATCAAGAATCCTTCGATCGAGTTATACGGATGGGATTACTCAGAAGAAACTCGAGAGATTGCTCGCAAAGTTGGGTTGGTTGATCACATTGCTTCTATTAAAAGAGCATCTGAGATGGATATCATTATCTTAGCCGTCCCGATTTTATCTACCTTGCATTACTTACATGAATTAGCACGTTTGCCATTAAAAAAATCTGTCATCGTAACAGATACTGGCAGTACAAAACATGAAGTAATGAAGCTAGCTAAAACGCTCCCTTTTACTTTTATTGGCGGGCATCCTATGGCAGGCTCGCATAAATCAGGTGTAAAAGCAGGCAATCCAAATCTCTTTGAAGAAGCTTACTATATTTTGACACCAACAGAAGGAACAAATGTTGAACCATTGATGGAGGTACTACAACCGACTCGAGCAAAATTTGTTGTGATCGAACCTGACTCTCATGATGAGATCGTTGGCGTATTGAGCCACTTGCCTCATATCGTGGCATCAGGTTTGGTGAGAATGAGTGATCAATTATCTGACAACCATCCTCGAGCAACACAACTTGCTGCAGGCGGTTTTCGAGATATCACACGAATTGCTTCCTCA
It encodes the following:
- the aroC gene encoding chorismate synthase; translation: MRYLTAGESHGPELTTIIEGVPAGLIVSVDKINEELARRQGGYGRGGRMKIEKDQVRITSGVRHGKTLGSPITMIVENRDWKNWQKVMSVEAVEEKAEKLRRVSKPRPGHADLVGGMKYHHSDLRNVLERSSARETTMRVAVGALSKQILAAVDIDIASHVVILGGLEASVPENLSVKEIKEKTSVSEVNMVDGTIEEDVKNLIDQTKKAGDTIGGVVEVRTDNVPAGLGSYVQWDRKLDGKIAQIMMSINAFKGVEFGMGFQAARQPGSTVMDEIVWDEGYSRTSNHLGGFEGGMTNGEQIIVRGVMKPIPTLYKPLMSVDIDTKEPYKASVERSDSTAVPAASVVAEHVVATVLAQEILEKFSSDTMDELKQAVAEYREAVKNF
- a CDS encoding shikimate dehydrogenase gives rise to the protein MKNEISGRTRLSGLYALPARHSFSPLMHTTAFQTTGVDAVYLSFDVQPERLEQSIQAIRDLEMLGINLSMPHKMEATKYVDELSQAARLIGAINTIVNQNGKLVGHITDGIGCMESLKQNGIEIIGKRMTILGAGGAATAIITQAAIDGVKAIDVFNRKDAFYEKIEPKLAMIAKETHCQIHLHDLADEKQLSSSLAVSDLLVNATTIGMAPETEQSPLPKASLLRHDLPVFDVIYHPSETKLLKDAKEAGAKAINGLDMLLYQGAAAFKLWTGKEMPVEKIQPLLEETIKK
- the aroB gene encoding 3-dehydroquinate synthase; its protein translation is MEIVLADKTYEIVVKRNALDSVGEWIASLWKNKKIAIISDENVFPLYGEKIQQQLTAYEVCHYNVPAGESSKSLEMATVLYEFLADHQFTRSDAIIALGGGVVGDLAGFVASTYMRGIAFVQIPTSLLAQVDSSIGGKTAVNSSRAKNMIGTFAQPDGVLIDRETLSTLPDARVREGVAEIIKCGAISDASLWEDLEKLTGIQDLLTHSESIITKALNVKKAVVEEDEFDNGSRLLLNFGHTIGHAIENTVGYGKISHGEAVAIGMAQISQVAENKGLSPVGLTEKIKDMNQKYQLPIAYQPWETEKFYTAITHDKKARGSHLNIVLLEEIGKAYIQNIKLSEIKDFLLEGK
- a CDS encoding ABC transporter permease, whose amino-acid sequence is MIISAIGQGFLWGILGLGIFMTYRILNFPDMTTEGSFPLGGAVCVTAITNGVSPVFATMLGIIAGMCAGFITGMLYTKGKIPVILAGILVMSGLNSVMLFIMQTPNLSLLKQPKIQDFFTNLNLPNHFDIVLLGLIAILIIISLLLFFFFTDFGQAYIATGDNENMARSIGINTDRMKVIGLTLSNGVIALSGALIAQNDGYADIGKGVGVIVIGLASIIIGEVLYGEVTFVERLVAIVLGSIIYQLLILIIIKAGLDTTYLKIFSSIILALCLMIPRLKETLNLKTGLEKGE
- a CDS encoding ABC transporter ATP-binding protein, with the protein product MNALEVKKASKTIKNGISDKRRILNHVDLTIAPGEFVTVLGGNGAGKSTLFNSISGSLQLDSGTVSVMGKNLTKLSEEQRATSISRVFQDPKMGTAPRLTVAENLGLAEKRGQKRRLRQRQLHQKKEMYQELCRLVGNGLENHLDTPTGFLSGGQRQALSLLMATITKPDLLLLDEHTAALDPKTAKQLMLLTDQRIKEEHLTCLMVTHKMEDALHYGDRVIVMSKGEIIKDISGDEKKHMTLADLFLLFEEGETVAEVM
- a CDS encoding phosphoenolpyruvate carboxykinase (ATP), coding for MSSIEHFPRQEITKSNRLFSSIRSVIETAFYGNNVSRIRHLTDAYALAKASPGTITTDLDVAYTSRLQLPTDAKVLVTNDGNIVGRTAAARRIIGQEGIDSAFYSELLREAVFNARRKTFYSGEVIVGLDEEFTIKSHLMLPEEYSPNLYSYLLNFQIGDAKHLFYQQSDSIHTGDIFIFADPDWKHPDFPDGVVVIDPLHNCAGILGLRYFGELKKATLTLAWATAHRNGFIACHGGMKQYLLEEKKYTMAAFGLSGSGKSTITLAKPKNKGDVHVLHDDAFVISKKKGSTTALEPAYFDKTQDYPMTSEQIKYIVTAQNVGVTLDDENKKVLVTEDIRNGNGRSIKSRYATPNRVDHIEEKVDGLFWIMKDDSLPPLIKIEDPSLAAVFGATLATKRSTAENVVGEVKDQLVIEPFANPFRCYPLQEDYQDFKDLFQKQKTACYILNTGEFKGRKVTPDETLGSIEQIVDGTAKFKSFGPLKKITYLPVKKHEPDFNSHHYLLHLITRLETRLAFVQSRKTYQGGYDRLPNEAEQLLLQLLDELHIYQESLSV
- a CDS encoding prephenate dehydrogenase; amino-acid sequence: MRKKVFVLGLGLIGASLCKAIKNPSIELYGWDYSEETREIARKVGLVDHIASIKRASEMDIIILAVPILSTLHYLHELARLPLKKSVIVTDTGSTKHEVMKLAKTLPFTFIGGHPMAGSHKSGVKAGNPNLFEEAYYILTPTEGTNVEPLMEVLQPTRAKFVVIEPDSHDEIVGVLSHLPHIVASGLVRMSDQLSDNHPRATQLAAGGFRDITRIASSDPQMWTDILLTNRSTLLDLLTGWQEEMSQIQKSLIEEDQPAIYDFFSQAKQSRDTLPTKNQGVIPAFYDLYIDIPDIAGAIAKVMTIISEADISIINLKIQETREDIFGVLELSFKNQKDLEKGQRLIEQADFRCRRRS
- the aroF gene encoding 3-deoxy-7-phosphoheptulonate synthase, whose product is MILIIKKGIQESELSPILSRIKEEGLGVQINHGKDRLVLGLLGDPKIIQNVPFQAYSVVERAVAISNTYKLTSREFHPQDTVVDVDGVKIGDGSFVTMAGPCSVEGEEQIMETARMAKAGGAKILRGGAYKPRTSPYAFQGLGEEGLKIMRKAADAHGLKVITEVMDEAHIDVVSQYADIIQIGARNMQNFRLLEAVGKTGLPIGLKRGISGTIQEWLNAAEYIAVQDNSNIIFIERGIRTYETATRNTFDLSAVPLIKKLSHFPIIVDPSHGTGVWDLVAPMARAGVAAGADGMIVEIHPAPLHAWSDGEQSLNEKNYLTMMSEVEIMVEAMKKINEGTKEPSLI
- the trpX gene encoding tryptophan ABC transporter substrate-binding protein, whose protein sequence is MKNKGIIGSIIALAVVLIGVFAYQMGSRQTGAATEQKEEVKTVGILQTISHPSLDQIKDGVVEGLKQEGYEDGKNIKIEFLNGQGDQSKFNSMSQQLLEKKSDVLVGVATPAAKALANATSDVPVIMGAISDPVSAGLVKDLKKPGGNVTGVNNLTPVDQQLDMAEEMFPDAKTMGIVYSSSEENSKSQVARAEKRATKDGLTVKTYAITSSNDISAVTQQACRESDFLYIPQDNTIASAFQTLISESDKTKTPVFVSVDNMAKEGGIATVGQNQFDLGVETGKMAADVLSGKSKPADTPVNVVDYGDMIINEDKAKELGITIPDKIKEKAEVIKGE